The sequence gacctcaaattgtcatgaaaaacgtcatagtatagtaaggcgtcaaaatcggacaaaaaaagtcaaaaattttttgacctcagaatgtcataaaaatggtcatagtatagtaaggcgtcaaaatcggacaaaaaaagtcaaaaaaatttttgacctcaaaatgtcatgaaaaacgtcatagtatagtaaggtgtcaaaatcggacaaaaaaagtcaaaattttttttgacctcaaattgtcatgaaaaacgtcatagtatagtaaggcgtcaaaatcggacaaaaaaagtcaaaaaattttttgacctcaaaattgtcatagtatagtaaggcgtcaaaatcggacaaaaaaagtcaaaaaaaattttcacctcaaaatgtcatgaaaagggtcatagtacagtaaggcgtcaaaatctgacaaaaaaagtcaaaaattttttgacttcaaaatgtcatgaataaCGTCATAGTTTACTAAGgttttaaaataggccaaaaaaaagtcagattttagtacgacctcaaaatgccacaaaacaaggtcgtaaggcgtcaaaatatgccaaaaaaacaacattttagtctgacctcaaaatgttataaaatatgTCACACAGccgtaaggtttcaaaatatgCCACACaaatcatagtttagtaagacctcaaaatgtcataaaaaacgttatagtatactaaggcttcaaaatatgccaaaaaaaccCTACAGACACATTTTCCTCTGACCTTTAAGACTTTCTGTGATGCTCCGTTTTGTCCGTTAGATGGCGGTGTCGAtccttttttcatcttttgtccAGCCCACTCCGAACTTTCGACCAATGGGTGGGCGCCTTGACACTGACAACgaaattattttcaaaataagagctaCACCGTAGTAGTTTGAATTAAAAACGACACCTCTTCCATATGTGGAGAGATGTGTGCTTTAATTTCGACACGTGTGGGAGTTTTGGCCGGATGTGCATTCACTATGTGGCGTACCTTCAGCGGATAGGCGAGCAACGAGCCGCAATTATGGCAGCTCCCAGTAGGAAGCAGGTTTTCAAGTTTATCAGCCAGCTGGGTGCGTTTATTTTGACCCGGTTCGGCTTTTGGAACTGCTTCTGTATGTTGATGCTGTTTGCAGAGCGAGCGGACTCGAAAAGGTAAAAAGAGTATACGAGTAGAGCACTTTGAAGGAGCTAACGCTAGCTAACGGGCTAACTGTAATTTAACTTACAGTGCGCACTATCAGACTCGTGCATATAGATTTCATTTTCAAGATAGTCGTCAGAACTGTTTGTGGCTGGTCAAATTTGTAGTGCTCTCGACCTTTTCATACATTCTGTGTTGAAAACGTTTATCTGTTAGCTAGCTAATGGGGTCAGACGGCTGCAGCCATATGGGATTGTTTAAATTAAGAAAGCAAGTTATGTTTAGCCTGGTCTGTAATTTTCTGTCGTAAAGCGGGCGGTCTGTAATTTTCCTTGACTAATCGTAGTTTAAATGTCTTATGTGTAATGGGTGTATATTGTCTCAATCAGTCTGTGGTGGGTTGGTCGTATTTAGACAACCACACCCCTCTGAATTTTCATGTAACCACAGCAGCTATAAGGAAAATGTGTGCAGCCTTTTGTCGCACCTGGCTGGCTCTCTGCGTTTGGTTAATATTTGTAGGAATAGTTTTGTTGGTGTGATGCTGAAAGGTTTAATTGTTAAATGTTAAACCATTAATCACAGTAAGCTCCTTTAGGATTTTTGACTGCTGGTTGGGACACGTAGTATTACTTTGAGTTGGTTGATGTGGATAAAATCAAGAGAGTAGTCAGTGAGAAAGCACCCACGTCTATCTGCTCCAGGTGCTGAGTACAGTCTAAGcagatgtatttttattaaaattagAGTTGTTATTGTGATTCTTCTACACCTGATGCCACATGGggcatgaattttttttttccacaatacCAATATTTATTGAGACAGTACAACTGTTTTGGAACACAGTGTTCTGaattattttgaattattttgaattatttttctgCACTAGTGTTGAATGCATTTCAGAACAGCTGATAGATTAATTAGTACAAAAAATTACCAGTGGTTTCATTCATAGTGCAAAATAAGTTCAGCAGAAGTATTGCATTCCAATGCAATATACAGAAGCAATACACtataatatttacatatttgcaTAAAAGAACATACGGTATAAACAATCCAGAACAAATAACAGAAGTAAAGCAATGGCTGTATATATGAAATCAGGCCACCACCTTTAATTTTACACTCTTTATATTGTCATCCACAGGAAGCCAGACATCCATGTACCGTACCTCTATGTGGATATGGGGGCTGCAGTGCTCTGTGCCAGCTTCATGTCATTTGGGGTGAAGAGGAGATGGTTTGCACTGGCTGCTGCCATACAGCTAGCCATCAGCACTTACGCATCATATGTTGGAGAACAGGTGTACTACGGGGACTGGCTGATGGTGAGTCACCTTACCCTaagaaagcagcagctctgctgttaAGTTACTCATGTGCTTCAACACACTGAGCATCAGTCGTCTTAACCAGACTTTTCCCTTGATTATGAGCTCTGTTTTCTACCATTAGTCAGTCTTATAGTTTGGCTGATTGTAAAGTGTAGCCATCTCTTTTAATaggctgttaaaaaaaacaacttgtttcTCTTCTGACATTACTGCATGTTTGAAAGAAGATTTATCAGAGAATGACACCGTAGTAGAAACATGGTTCAGACTGTCACAGCTTCATCTGTGCTGCCCTGCAGGTACGAATGTATTCCAGAGCGCTGGCTATTATTGGAGGCTTTCTGGTTCTGGCCAGTGGGGCGGGGGAGGTGTATAGACAGAAACCTCGCAGCAGATCTCTGCAGTCTACTGGACAGGTTTTCCTGGGAGTCTACCTCATCTGTATGGTAAGACCCATGTCAGCTTTATGGATTATCTGTGTGTGGATGATCTTAGTAACATATTCTGACAGTAAAAATGAAGCCAGAAGTTTGTCTGAACATTCACAGAGcacattttattaaatgacTGAAAGTCTTACCCAAAATTATTATAAAGAGCATTTTGTTACAAGAACATGGCAGAGACCTTGCAATGCTATGTTAACAGCCAGATTCAGACTTACCTACAGCAGCAACGATTAGTTGAGAAAATtgtctgtatttcttttcttttttttttttacatttcacagacaATTAATTTAATATGAAAAAAGTATAGACACAAAAAACAGTATGTTAAAGGTGTAAAAAGGACTAAAGGAtgagtgagattaaaaaaacaggTTACAAAGAAATCGCAACAAAAAGGACACAAAATTTAAATCAAAGTTCAGTTTATCGAATGAAATTATATTGAACCATTAGCAAAACATGCTAAAGATTATTCTCTTAATTaagaaaatgtcatgaaaataatT comes from Toxotes jaculatrix isolate fToxJac2 chromosome 21, fToxJac2.pri, whole genome shotgun sequence and encodes:
- the tmem101 gene encoding transmembrane protein 101 — translated: MAAPSRKQVFKFISQLGAFILTRFGFWNCFCMLMLFAERADSKRKPDIHVPYLYVDMGAAVLCASFMSFGVKRRWFALAAAIQLAISTYASYVGEQVYYGDWLMVRMYSRALAIIGGFLVLASGAGEVYRQKPRSRSLQSTGQVFLGVYLICMVYSLQHSKEDRLAYLNHIVGGEITLMLLEVLFGVLALAFLSGCYIRLAAQILATVLPLVILLIDGNMGYWHHTRKVEFWNQMKLIGHNVGIFGAALILATDG